From Drosophila subpulchrella strain 33 F10 #4 breed RU33 unplaced genomic scaffold, RU_Dsub_v1.1 Primary Assembly Seq354, whole genome shotgun sequence, the proteins below share one genomic window:
- the LOC119559924 gene encoding serine/threonine-protein kinase 32A isoform X1, whose product MGANASSRSDASLLADDDVNFDHFQILRAIGKGSFGKVCIVQKRDSGRLYAMKYVSRSACELRGALGGVIKEVELLSSLEHPFLVNLWFSFQDEEDLFMVCDLLTGGDLRYHLQNRVEFSEQSVALLVCELGSALEYLQTHRVVHRDIKPDNILLDDAGHAHLTDFNIATRLQKDALACSMSGTKPYMAPEVFLCALDEVAGYSYPVDWWSLGVVAYEMRENIRPFVVHSNTPLTEIKNVLNTPVHYPRYWSSNFVDLLQKLLSTYPGARISTKQELHQTPLLRNIDFQKVLEKKIKPIYKPPEDHLNCDPCLELEEMIVETRPLHKKKKRLAKQRSAQRDSDPETTLVKEFIVYNRYKELKRKAMEQKENDWQRELELAMANSIVNSLAPIQEKAAASIVHVADCTTASAPAAQSKNDSIEFIDRTPSPQFKQSAGSKFDIEKNSIQN is encoded by the exons TCAATTTTGATCACTTCCAAATCCTTCGCGCCATTGGGAAGGGAAGTTTCGGAAAG GTCTGCATTGTCCAAAAGCGGGATAGCGGACGCCTGTACGCCATGAAATATGTTAGTCGCTCTGCCTGCGAGCTTCGTGGAGCTCTTGGCGGTGTCATAAAGGAGGTAGAATTGCTATCGTCACTGGAGCATCCGTTTCTTGTCAATTTGTGGTTCTCGTTTCAGG ATGAGGAGGACTTATTCATGGTTTGCGACCTGTTGACTGGCGGCGACTTAAGATATCATTTACAAAACCGA GTGGAATTTTCCGAGCAGAGTGTTGCCTTATTAGTGTGCGAGCTTGGCAGTGCTTTGGAGTACTTGCAAACGCACCGAGTGGTCCACAGGGACATAAAGCCCGACAATATTCTCTTGGACGATGCCG GACATGCCCATTTGActgattttaatattgcaaCGAGGTTGCAAAAGGATGCATTGGCCTGCAGCATGTCGGGGACGAAGCCGTATATGGCACCTGAGGTGTTTTTGTGTGCCCTGGACGAAGTGG CCGGATATAGCTATCCGGTGGACTGGTGGTCACTTGGCGTCGTGGCCTATGAGATGCGGGAAAACATTCGACCCTTTGTTGTGCACTCAAACACGCCCCTGACGGAGATCAAGAATGTATTAAACACCCCTGTGCATTATCCCCGCTACTGGAGCAGCAACTTTGTCGATCTGCTGCAGAAG CTCCTCTCAACTTATCCTGGTGCTAGGATCAGCACAAAACAGGAGCTTCATCAGACGCCCTTGCTGCGTAACATTGACTTCCAGAAAGTGCTCGAGAAGAAGATAAAGCCTATCTATAAGCCCCCTGAAGACCACCTCAACTGTGATCCCTGCTTGGAGCTGGAGGAAATGATTGTGGAGACGCGGCCCCTGCATAAAAAGAAAAAGCGTCTGGCCAAACAGCGGTCAGCACAGCGCGACAGCGATCCCGAAACCACGCTGGTCAAAGAGTTTATAGTTTACAACCGCTACAAGGAGTTAAAGCGCAAGGCCATGGAACAGAAGGAGAACGATTGGCAGCGTGAACTTGAACTGGCCATGGCCAACTCCATCGTAAACAGCCTGGCGCCCATCCAGGAGAAAGCCGCCGCATCCATCGTGCACGTTGCCGACTGCACGACCGCATCAGCTCCAGCCGCCCAGTCAAAAAATGACAGCATTGAGTTTATTGATCGCACTCCTTCGCCTCAATTTAAACAATCGGCTGGTAGCAAATTTGACATAGAAAAAAACTCAATTCAAAATTAA
- the LOC119559923 gene encoding methenyltetrahydrofolate synthase domain-containing protein, translating to MEDQSNAAPAAAAENGANTAQEVSSTTQPIEPTKRSLRVQTWKKIQEGNVGIGLHNIFNRIPSFVDADKAAALLINEEEFKKAQHIKVNIDRALHEFKEQALLADKSVYLPSTRDSAALCLKVDVPADATDEQKKEALRVQDIQKFRTEIGLDSGLKLDIVVIGSVVVSRDGYRIGRGNGFADLDIGLLIELGAITPQTVIATIVHDVQVVDTLPLNLFQKYDTPVDIIVTPSEVIRVAKRLPRPNGVFWELLSDRRLKILPVLQQLKEREEKAGKSISLKEEDTDVEQHQNNRRRRGPVRRRFQRGNPGRTTSQTDNEQPGETTQKRTPRRKGRFVNRRRRTTKSEGDQSGVEGGAKSEDRKFEEADTGERRPKKNKNRGPRDFCIKLTNLTRDIRVKDLKTELRKRECNPMSITWKGHFGKCFLHFGNRNGTPSTQDDVDKVLKSLNDLSLTITTGGETTAVAAAGAEGDAAVKSEPAESAAPVQTKTINVNVELIKFGAKKSASTIGANASAGDDGNAAGGAQNGGEAGTVSVGDEGGARIETVDTTTV from the exons ATGGAAGATCAAAGCAACGCAGCTCCCGCTGCCGCCGCGGAGAACGGCGCAAACACCGCGCAGGAGGTGTCGTCGACAA CTCAGCCCATAGAGCCCACAAAGCGCTCGTTGCGCGTGCAAACCTGGAAAAAGATCCAGGAGGGAAACGTTGGCATCGGATTGCACAACATATTCAACCGAATTCCTTCGTTTGTTGATGCTGATAAAGCTGCTGCATTGCTTATCAACGAGGAGGAGTTTAAGAAAGCAC AGCACATCAAGGTAAACATCGACCGCGCCTTGCACGAATTCAAGGAACAAGCGTTGCTGGCCGACAAGTCTGTTTACTTGCCCAGCACCCGGGACTCTGCGGCGCTATGCCTCAAGGTAGATGTGCCAGCCGATGCCACCGATGAGCAAAAAAAGGAGGCTCTGCGCGTCCAGGACATCCAGAAGTTCCGCACGGAAATCGGACTGGATAGTGGTCTGAAGTTGGACATAGTGGTGATTGGCTCAGTCGTAGTGTCACGCGATGGCTATCGTATTGGACGCGGGAATGGGTTTGCTGATCTGGACATCGGCCTTCTTATTGAACTTGGAGCCATCACACCGCAAACAGTTATTGCCACGATCGTGCACGATGTGCAGGTGGTTGACACTTTGCCCCTAAACCTATTCCAGAAGTATGACACGCCAGTGGACATCATTGTGACTCCCTCAGAAGTGATCCGTGTGGCAAAGCGCTTGCCTCGTCCCAATGGCGTCTTCTGGGAGCTTCTTTCCGACCGCCGTCTAAAGATATTGCCTGTGCTGCAGCAGCTTAAGGAGCGGGAGGAGAAGGCGGGAAAATCGATATCTTTGAAAGAGGAAGATACCGACGTGGAGCAGCATCAAAACAACAGACGCCGCCGTGGGCCCGTGCGTCGTCGCTTCCAACGAGGAAACCCAGGACGGACCACCTCACAGACTGACAACGAACAACCGGGC GAGACTACCCAGAAACGCACTCCGCGCCGCAAAGGTCGTTTCGTCAACCGCCGCAGACGAACAACTAAG TCTGAGGGCGATCAGTCTGGAGTTGAGGGAGGTGCCAAGAGTGAGGATCGTAAGTTCGAAGAAGCTGACACAGGTGAGCGTCGTCCAAAGAAGAACAAGAACCGTGGACCGCGTGATTTCTGCATTAAGTTGACAAATTTGACACGTGACATACGCGTCAAGGACTTGAAAACTGAACTTCGTAAACGTGAATGTAATCCGATGTCGATTACTTGGAAGG GTCACTTCGGGAAGTGTTTCCTTCACTTCGGAAACCGCAACGGTACCCCCAGTACTCAGGATGATGTGGACAAGGTGCTGAAGTCGCTCAATGATCTCTCGCTAACCATTACCACCGGTGGCGAGACTACTGCAGTTGCCGCAGCAGGGGCTGAGGGCGATGCCGCCGTGAAAAGTGAACCAGCTGAGTCTGCGGCGCCTGTGCAGACCAAGACCATAAACGTCAATGTCGAGCTAATTAAGTTTGGCGCCAAAAAGAGTGCCAGCACCATTGGTGCAAATGCAAGTGCAGGCGATGACGGAAACGCTGCCGGCGGCGCGCAAAACGGAGGAGAGGCCGGGACTGTGAGTGTCGGCGACGAAGGTGGTGCACGCATCGAGACTGTCGATACCACCACAGTATAG
- the LOC119560944 gene encoding BTB/POZ domain-containing protein KCTD9 — translation MDSDLKDSVPADASVFSPNRWVKLNVGGQIYATTIDTLVGREPDSMLARMFLQDGSIMPSERDEQGAFLIDRSPRYFEPIINYLRHGQFVCDSNISVLGVLEEAKFFGIFSLVTHLEERLGQQEGPLGDRPLTRNDVIKAIIQTSVITELRFQGVNLSGADLRKLDFRNINFKYANMSRCNLSHTNLSHTCLERADLQYANLECAQLVSVRGLCANMEGANLRGCNFEDPTGVRTNLEGVNLKGACLESSNMAGVNLRVANLKNANMKNCNLRAAVLAGADLEKCNLSGSDLQEANLRGANLKDAELTLMVTPLHMSQAIR, via the exons ATGGACAGTGACCTGAAGGATAGTGTTCCCGCTGATGCCAGCGTCTTCTCCCCAAATCGTTGGGTCAAGCTGAATGTGGGTGGTCAGATATACGCCACCACCATCGATACTCTGGTAGGCAGGGAACCGGACTCAATGCTAGCACGAATGTTCTTGCAAGATGGCAGCATAATGCCCAGCGAGCGGGACGAGCAAGGAGCTTTCCTAATTGACCGGAGTCCTCGATACTTCGAGCCAATCATCAACTATCTGCGCCATGGCCAATTCGTCTGTGACTCTAACATCAGCGTACTGGGCGTCCTGGAGGAGGCAAAATTCTTTGGCATATTTTCACTTGTAACCCACTTAGAGGAGCGCCTGGGACAACAGGAGGGTCCGCTGGGTGATAGGCCACTGACGCGCAACGACGTAATCAAGGCCATCATTCAGACCTCCGTCATAACAGAACTGCGCTTTCAAGGCGTAAATCTTTCCGGAGCTGATCTTAGAAAACTTGACTTCCGCAACATCAATTTTAAG TAcgcaaacatgtcgcgctgcaATTTGTCCCACACCAATTTATCCCACACCTGCTTGGAGCGAGCGGACCTTCAGTACGCAAACTTGGAGTGTGCTCAACTAGTTTCAGTTCGAGGGCTTTGCGCGAACATG GAAGGTGCTAATTTGCGTGGGTGTAATTTCGAGGATCCAACAGGAGTGCGGACTAATCTGGAAGGTGTTAACCTCAAAGGAGCTTGCCTGGAAAGCAGCAACATGGCCGGCGTTAATTTACGTGTCGCAAATTTAAAAAACGCGAATATGAAAAATTGCAACTTACGAGCAGCAGTCTTAGCAGGAGCAGATTTGGAAAAATGTAATCTTTCAGGCAGTGACTTGCAGGAGGCCAATTTGCGCGGAGCTAATTTAAAGGACGCTGAGCTTACTTTAATGGTGACCCCTTTGCATATGTCGCAGGCCATACGATGA
- the LOC119560948 gene encoding Golgi to ER traffic protein 4 homolog, translated as MAAAETGAIASGSAVSTGQRGVSRVLAKLSQSLAGGEFYEAHMMYRTLYFRYTAQRRYQDCLDLLFDGAQQLIAKEQESSAADLCLLLVDTLEKQGPQAEDTDNFLWVPRLGALIRGLNATTVERETLIQRAIKWSTALHGQYGHPVLHKLIAHVFWTEGNIESARHHYLLCQDGSLCGRVLIEISQSRGFQGEVDLFLVQAVLQQLSLKDRKTAEETFDEYTRYHTKLLRHEFPYKEPLVNFLYFLFRLIDSKRVAGFRALRKLYDPSLKRDTSFLKYVAKIGVIYFDEQPEASHAGTPGLGGMFGDILNRLMAGFDEDDIDDQGTPQIRQNANNELD; from the exons ATGGCCGCCGCTGAGACAGGTGCTATAGCCAGCGGCAGTGCGGTGTCCACCGGGCAACGCGGCGTTAGCCGTGTTCTTGCCAAGTTGTCCCAATCTCTGGCCGGAGGAGAGTTCTACGAAGCGCACATGATGTACAGGACGCTGTACTTTAG GTATACAGCGCAGAGGCGCTACCAGGACTGCCTGGATCTGCTCTTCGACGGAGCCCAACAGCTAATAGCCAAGGAGCAGGAGAGCAGCGCTGCGGACTTGTGCCTTCTGTTAGTGGACACGCTGGAGAAGCAAGGACCGCAGGCGGAGGACACCGACAACTTCCTGTGGGTGCCACGTCTGGGAGCTTTGATACGTGGCCTGAACGCCACGACAGTGGAGCGCGAAACGCTAATC CAACGGGCCATCAAGTGGAGCACGGCCCTGCACGGCCAGTACGGCCATCCGGTACTGCACAAGTTGATTGCACATGTGTTTTGGACAGAGGGCAACATCGAATCTGCTCGCCACCATTATCTGCTCTGTCAGGACGGCAGCCTCTGCGGGCGGGTGCTGATTGAAATCAGCCAGAGCAGAGGTTTCCAGGGCGAGGTGGACTTATTCCTGGTGCAGGCAGTGTTGCAGCAGCTCTCGCTTAAGGATCGTAAGACCGCCGAGGAAACGTTCGACGAGTACACGCGCTACCACACAAAGCTACTGAGGCATGAGTTCCCCTACAAAGAACCCCTGGTTAACTTCCTGTACTTCCTGTTTCGCCTCATTGACTCAAAGCGTGTCGCTGGGTTTCGGGCGTTGCGGAAGCTTTACGATCCATCGCTAAAGCGAGACACATCGTTCCTGAAGTACGTGGCTAAGATTGGAGTGATTTATTTCGACGAGCAGCCGGAAGCTAGTCACGCTGGGACGCCTGGGTTAGGCGGTATGTTTGGTGACATACTAAATCGCCTAATGGCGGGCTTCGACGAAGACGACATAGACGATCAGGGCACCCCGCAAATACGGCAGAACGCAAATAACGAGCTGGACTAA
- the LOC119560858 gene encoding E3 ubiquitin-protein ligase MARCHF5 isoform X1, protein MIWCDNFREMADKGAEAPTDSATPADVAEEDHTTLNVPPASANKGPTDASTSTTVQVGGDVAEAERCCWICFATDEDNRLAAWVKPCQCRGTTKWVHQSCLYRWIDEKTQKGNALRSVACPQCQTEYIIVFPQMGKFGGALEAMDNLIKRLSPFLAAGFFVGSLYWTAVTYGAVTFLQIVGHEHGMSIMEAGDPLVLLIGLPAIPVGLVLGRLIRWEDALLRLIRNRGTVVRKFPFMSLIYPNLSNQEEDQQSTSNPATPALSDPVSATRVFCGALLLPTISSIVGRILFDSVDNTLHRTLLGGLTFITVKGILKIYLKQKQYGRRKKRRIVDYTEENIRNFMHRNNNNAASAARQDQQPQQRPVPPAQRMDAVITRPRGDSGGSVV, encoded by the exons ATGATATGGTGTGACAATTTTAGGGAAATGGCCGACAAAGGTGCAGAAGCCCCCACAGACAGTGCGACACCTGCAGATGTTGCCGAAGAAGATCACACAACGCTGAATGTTCCACCTGCGTCGGCGAACAAAGGTCCCACAGATGCATCCACTTCCACTACGGTCCAGGTGGGTGGTGATGTGGCGGAGGCGGAGCGCTGCTGCTGGATCTGCTTTGCCACCGACGAAGACAACCGGCTGGCGGCGTGGGTTAAGCCCTGCCAGTGCCGTGGCACCACCAAGTGGGTGCACCAGAGCTGCCTCTACCGCTGGATTGACGAGAAGACCCAAAAGGGCAACGCCCTGCGCTCTGTGGCCTGTCCACAGTGCCAGACGGAGTACATAATTGTGTTCCCCCAGATGGGCAAATTTGGGGGTGCCCTGGAGGCGATGGACAATCTCATCAAGCGCCTTAGTCCTTTCCTGGCGGCTGGATTCTTTGTTGGCTCTTTATACTGGACAGCTGTCACGTATGGAGCGGTTACATTCTTACAG ATTGTGGGTCATGAGCACGGCATGTCTATAATGGAGGCCGGCGACCCGCTCGTTCTACTCATCGGGCTGCCGGCAATTCCGGTGGGACTGGTGCTTGGTCGCTTGATTCGATGGGAGGATGCCCTGTTGCGCCTTATTCGAAACCGCGGGACGGTTGTGCGGAAGTTTCCTTTCATGAGCCTAATTTATCCGAACCT CAGCAATCAGGAAGAAGACCAGCAAAGCACCAGCAATCCGGCTACACCGGCTCTTTCGGACCCCGTGTCGGCCACGCGAGTTTTCTGTGGCGCCCTTCTGCTTCCCACTATATCGTCGATCGTAGGACGAATTCTCTTCGACTCGGTCGACAACACGTTGCATCGCACTCTCCTCGGAGGACTCACCTTTATAACGGTTAAGGGAATCCTGAAAATTTATCTGAAGCAAAAACAATACGGCCGCCGTAAGAAGCGTCGAATCGTCGACTACACTGAGGAAAACATTCGGAATTTCATGCATCGCAACAATAACAATGCCGCAAGTGCAGCGCGACAGGATCAGCAGCCCCAGCAACGACCAGTGCCTCCTGCTCAGCGTATGGACGCAGTAATCACTCGTCCACGCGGCGATAGTGGCGGGAGCGTTGTCTAG
- the LOC119560858 gene encoding E3 ubiquitin-protein ligase MARCHF5 isoform X2: MIWCDNFREMADKGAEAPTDSATPADVAEEDHTTLNVPPASANKGPTDASTSTTVQVGGDVAEAERCCWICFATDEDNRLAAWVKPCQCRGTTKWVHQSCLYRWIDEKTQKGNALRSVACPQCQTEYIIVFPQMGKFGGALEAMDNLIKRLSPFLAAGFFVGSLYWTAVTYGAVTFLQIVGHEHGMSIMEAGDPLVLLIGLPAIPVGLVLGRLIRWEDALLRLIRNRGTVVRKFPFMSLIYPNLNQEEDQQSTSNPATPALSDPVSATRVFCGALLLPTISSIVGRILFDSVDNTLHRTLLGGLTFITVKGILKIYLKQKQYGRRKKRRIVDYTEENIRNFMHRNNNNAASAARQDQQPQQRPVPPAQRMDAVITRPRGDSGGSVV, encoded by the exons ATGATATGGTGTGACAATTTTAGGGAAATGGCCGACAAAGGTGCAGAAGCCCCCACAGACAGTGCGACACCTGCAGATGTTGCCGAAGAAGATCACACAACGCTGAATGTTCCACCTGCGTCGGCGAACAAAGGTCCCACAGATGCATCCACTTCCACTACGGTCCAGGTGGGTGGTGATGTGGCGGAGGCGGAGCGCTGCTGCTGGATCTGCTTTGCCACCGACGAAGACAACCGGCTGGCGGCGTGGGTTAAGCCCTGCCAGTGCCGTGGCACCACCAAGTGGGTGCACCAGAGCTGCCTCTACCGCTGGATTGACGAGAAGACCCAAAAGGGCAACGCCCTGCGCTCTGTGGCCTGTCCACAGTGCCAGACGGAGTACATAATTGTGTTCCCCCAGATGGGCAAATTTGGGGGTGCCCTGGAGGCGATGGACAATCTCATCAAGCGCCTTAGTCCTTTCCTGGCGGCTGGATTCTTTGTTGGCTCTTTATACTGGACAGCTGTCACGTATGGAGCGGTTACATTCTTACAG ATTGTGGGTCATGAGCACGGCATGTCTATAATGGAGGCCGGCGACCCGCTCGTTCTACTCATCGGGCTGCCGGCAATTCCGGTGGGACTGGTGCTTGGTCGCTTGATTCGATGGGAGGATGCCCTGTTGCGCCTTATTCGAAACCGCGGGACGGTTGTGCGGAAGTTTCCTTTCATGAGCCTAATTTATCCGAACCT CAATCAGGAAGAAGACCAGCAAAGCACCAGCAATCCGGCTACACCGGCTCTTTCGGACCCCGTGTCGGCCACGCGAGTTTTCTGTGGCGCCCTTCTGCTTCCCACTATATCGTCGATCGTAGGACGAATTCTCTTCGACTCGGTCGACAACACGTTGCATCGCACTCTCCTCGGAGGACTCACCTTTATAACGGTTAAGGGAATCCTGAAAATTTATCTGAAGCAAAAACAATACGGCCGCCGTAAGAAGCGTCGAATCGTCGACTACACTGAGGAAAACATTCGGAATTTCATGCATCGCAACAATAACAATGCCGCAAGTGCAGCGCGACAGGATCAGCAGCCCCAGCAACGACCAGTGCCTCCTGCTCAGCGTATGGACGCAGTAATCACTCGTCCACGCGGCGATAGTGGCGGGAGCGTTGTCTAG
- the LOC119560858 gene encoding E3 ubiquitin-protein ligase MARCHF5 isoform X3 — protein MADKGAEAPTDSATPADVAEEDHTTLNVPPASANKGPTDASTSTTVQVGGDVAEAERCCWICFATDEDNRLAAWVKPCQCRGTTKWVHQSCLYRWIDEKTQKGNALRSVACPQCQTEYIIVFPQMGKFGGALEAMDNLIKRLSPFLAAGFFVGSLYWTAVTYGAVTFLQIVGHEHGMSIMEAGDPLVLLIGLPAIPVGLVLGRLIRWEDALLRLIRNRGTVVRKFPFMSLIYPNLSNQEEDQQSTSNPATPALSDPVSATRVFCGALLLPTISSIVGRILFDSVDNTLHRTLLGGLTFITVKGILKIYLKQKQYGRRKKRRIVDYTEENIRNFMHRNNNNAASAARQDQQPQQRPVPPAQRMDAVITRPRGDSGGSVV, from the exons ATGGCCGACAAAGGTGCAGAAGCCCCCACAGACAGTGCGACACCTGCAGATGTTGCCGAAGAAGATCACACAACGCTGAATGTTCCACCTGCGTCGGCGAACAAAGGTCCCACAGATGCATCCACTTCCACTACGGTCCAGGTGGGTGGTGATGTGGCGGAGGCGGAGCGCTGCTGCTGGATCTGCTTTGCCACCGACGAAGACAACCGGCTGGCGGCGTGGGTTAAGCCCTGCCAGTGCCGTGGCACCACCAAGTGGGTGCACCAGAGCTGCCTCTACCGCTGGATTGACGAGAAGACCCAAAAGGGCAACGCCCTGCGCTCTGTGGCCTGTCCACAGTGCCAGACGGAGTACATAATTGTGTTCCCCCAGATGGGCAAATTTGGGGGTGCCCTGGAGGCGATGGACAATCTCATCAAGCGCCTTAGTCCTTTCCTGGCGGCTGGATTCTTTGTTGGCTCTTTATACTGGACAGCTGTCACGTATGGAGCGGTTACATTCTTACAG ATTGTGGGTCATGAGCACGGCATGTCTATAATGGAGGCCGGCGACCCGCTCGTTCTACTCATCGGGCTGCCGGCAATTCCGGTGGGACTGGTGCTTGGTCGCTTGATTCGATGGGAGGATGCCCTGTTGCGCCTTATTCGAAACCGCGGGACGGTTGTGCGGAAGTTTCCTTTCATGAGCCTAATTTATCCGAACCT CAGCAATCAGGAAGAAGACCAGCAAAGCACCAGCAATCCGGCTACACCGGCTCTTTCGGACCCCGTGTCGGCCACGCGAGTTTTCTGTGGCGCCCTTCTGCTTCCCACTATATCGTCGATCGTAGGACGAATTCTCTTCGACTCGGTCGACAACACGTTGCATCGCACTCTCCTCGGAGGACTCACCTTTATAACGGTTAAGGGAATCCTGAAAATTTATCTGAAGCAAAAACAATACGGCCGCCGTAAGAAGCGTCGAATCGTCGACTACACTGAGGAAAACATTCGGAATTTCATGCATCGCAACAATAACAATGCCGCAAGTGCAGCGCGACAGGATCAGCAGCCCCAGCAACGACCAGTGCCTCCTGCTCAGCGTATGGACGCAGTAATCACTCGTCCACGCGGCGATAGTGGCGGGAGCGTTGTCTAG